The following proteins are encoded in a genomic region of Fervidobacterium pennivorans DSM 9078:
- a CDS encoding AAA family ATPase — protein MIELIHINEYVYLKDVDIYLSEGLNIITGETGTGKSLILDVIGSFLDYQNIRSETFSADMVVNLHKDYEEIGIKKGQHVFSVERKNKRLFYKIDGRLVSREQIQNVLSSLVTIHKQNSHMKLLDKDFILEILDEIAGNSKILENYKKLYDEYQQVVKIITTTDKATELKKLEELKERVNEIANANLSEDEEQELEEKYKKALNMQTLLQNYSTASQQLEEIEYALRRVYSLLEDKYHDLLDNAVESIAELNNRIGKELANIEDINLEEIENRLWVYRKLRRKYGPTIEDVLANFKKWSEEIRIVEKTVEILENAERERQRLESELRDLALQISEKRKGAARKIVKAISEHLQDLNMNARIDFSFYEKTMTKNGIDEVELVGSTLSDGPLYPLRKIASGGELSRLMLALELSMASTDVLVYDEIDAGIGGVTAVKLAQKLSELSKKHQVIVVTHLPQIALKADKHLSLRRIGDTGQVVELDEKGRMEEIERMLGGKEVIEIIGDLSNAKEK, from the coding sequence TTGATTGAATTAATACACATCAATGAATATGTTTATTTAAAGGATGTAGATATATATCTTTCAGAAGGTCTTAACATAATAACTGGTGAGACAGGAACTGGGAAAAGCTTAATTCTCGACGTGATTGGTTCGTTTTTGGACTATCAGAACATCCGTAGTGAGACCTTCTCGGCCGACATGGTTGTAAACCTTCATAAGGACTACGAGGAGATTGGAATAAAAAAAGGTCAACATGTGTTCAGTGTTGAGCGAAAAAACAAGAGATTATTCTACAAAATAGATGGTCGATTGGTTAGTCGTGAACAAATCCAAAACGTCCTCTCGAGTCTCGTAACTATCCATAAGCAAAACTCACATATGAAGCTATTAGATAAAGATTTTATCCTTGAGATACTCGACGAAATAGCTGGAAACTCAAAAATACTTGAGAACTACAAAAAGCTTTACGATGAATATCAACAAGTTGTCAAAATTATCACTACAACGGACAAAGCTACAGAGTTGAAAAAACTTGAAGAGCTAAAGGAAAGAGTTAACGAAATAGCAAATGCAAATCTCAGTGAAGACGAAGAACAAGAACTTGAAGAAAAATACAAAAAAGCACTTAACATGCAAACTCTTCTCCAAAACTATAGCACCGCTTCTCAACAGCTGGAAGAGATAGAATACGCATTGAGAAGAGTCTATTCACTGCTAGAAGATAAATATCACGATTTGTTAGACAATGCTGTTGAATCGATAGCAGAGCTTAACAACAGAATAGGCAAAGAACTGGCTAATATAGAAGATATAAACCTTGAAGAGATTGAAAACAGGTTGTGGGTCTATAGGAAATTGCGTAGGAAATATGGTCCCACAATAGAAGATGTGCTGGCAAATTTCAAAAAGTGGTCCGAGGAAATAAGGATTGTTGAAAAGACGGTTGAAATCTTAGAAAACGCGGAAAGAGAACGTCAGCGATTGGAAAGCGAATTGCGTGACTTAGCACTTCAAATAAGCGAAAAAAGAAAAGGTGCTGCGAGAAAAATTGTGAAAGCGATTTCCGAACATTTGCAGGATTTGAATATGAACGCAAGGATAGATTTTTCCTTCTATGAAAAAACAATGACAAAAAACGGGATAGATGAAGTTGAGCTGGTTGGAAGCACGCTCTCCGATGGCCCGCTATATCCATTGCGAAAGATAGCTTCTGGTGGTGAACTATCACGTTTGATGCTTGCGTTGGAACTCAGTATGGCTAGTACCGATGTGCTGGTATACGATGAAATTGATGCCGGCATAGGTGGGGTAACTGCTGTAAAATTGGCTCAGAAACTAAGTGAACTTTCGAAAAAACATCAGGTGATAGTTGTAACCCACTTGCCTCAGATTGCTTTGAAAGCAGACAAGCATTTGTCTTTACGTAGGATAGGTGATACAGGTCAGGTGGTAGAATTAGATGAAAAAGGGCGAATGGAAGAAATTGAGAGAATGCTTGGTGGAAAAGAGGTTATAGAAATTATTGGAGATTTAAGTAATGCTAAAGAAAAATAA